Proteins from a single region of Macaca thibetana thibetana isolate TM-01 chromosome 4, ASM2454274v1, whole genome shotgun sequence:
- the GRM4 gene encoding metabotropic glutamate receptor 4 isoform X3, translated as MGSDSWGSKIAPVLHLEEVAEGAVTILPKRMSVRGFDRYFSSRTLDNNRRNIWFAEFWEDNFHCKLSRHALKKGSHVKKCTNRERIGQDSAYEQEGKVQFVIDAVYAMGHALHAMHRDLCPGRVGLCPRMDPVDGTQLLKYIRNVNFSGIAGNPVTFNENGDAPGRYDIYQYQLRNDSAEYKVIGSWTDHLHLRIERMHWPGSGQQLPRSICSLPCQPGERKKTVKGMPCCWHCEPCTGYQYQVDRYTCKTCPYDMRPTENRTGCRPIPIIKLEWDSPWAVLPLFLAVVGIAATLFVVITFVRYNDTPIVKASGRELSYVLLAGIFLCYATTFLMIAEPDLGTCSLRRIFLGLGMSISYAALLTKTNRIYRIFEQGKRSVSAPRFISPASQLAITFSLISLQLLGICVWFVVDPSHSVVDFQDQRTLDPRFARGVLKCDISDLSLICLLGYSMLLMVTCTVYAIKTRGVPETFNEAKPIGFTMYTTCIVWLAFIPIFFGTSQSADKLYIQTTTLTVSVSLSASVSLGMLYMPKVYIILFHPEQNVPKRKRSLKAVVTAATMSNKFTQKGNFRPNGEAKSELCENLEAPALATKQTYVTYTNHAI; from the exons ATGGGCTCTGACAGCTGGGGCTCCAAGATTGCACCTGTACTGCACCTGGAGGAGGTGGCTGAGGGCGCTGTCACGATCCTCCCCAAGAGGATGTCTGTACGAG GCTTCGACCGCTACTTCTCCAGCCGCACGCTGGACAACAACCGGCGCAACATCTGGTTTGCCGAGTTCTGGGAGGACAACTTCCACTGCAAGCTGAGCCGCCACGCCCTCAAGAAGGGCAGCCACGTCAAGAAGTGCACCA ACCGTGAGCGAATTGGGCAGGATTCAGCTTATGAGCAGGAGGGGAAGGTGCAGTTTGTGATTGACGCCGTGTACGCCATGGGCCACGCGCTGCACGCCATGCACCGTGACCTGTGTCCCGGCCGCGTGGGGCTCTGTCCGCGCATGGACCCTGTAGATGGCACCCAGCTGCTTAAGTACATCCGAAACGTCAACTTCTCAG GCATCGCAGGGAACCCTGTGACCTTCAATGAGAATGGAGATGCGCCTGGGCGCTATGACATCTACCAATACCAGCTGCGCAATGACTCTGCCGAGTACAAGGTCATCGGCTCCTGGACTGACCACCTGCACCTTAGA ATAGAGCGGATGCACTGGCCGGGGAGCGGGCAGCAGCTGCCCCGCTCCATCTGCAGCCTGCCCTGCCAGCCAGGTGAGCGGAAGAAGACAGTGAAGGGCATGCCTTGCTGCTGGCACTGCGAGCCTTGCACAGGGTACCAGTACCAGGTGGACCGCTACACCTGTAAGACGTGTCCCTACGACATGCGGCCCACGGAGAACCGCACGGGCTGCCGGCCCATCCCCATCATCAAGCTTGAGTGGGACTCACCCTGGGCAGTGCTGCCCCTCTTCCTGGCTGTGGTGGGCATCGCTGCCACGTTGTTTGTGGTGATCACCTTTGTACGCTACAATGACACGCCCATCGTCAAGGCCTCGGGCCGTGAACTGAGCTACGTGCTGCTGGCGGGCATCTTCCTGTGCTACGCCACCACCTTCCTCATGATTGCCGAGCCCGACCTCGGCACCTGCTCGCTGCGCCGAATCTTCCTGGGACTAGGGATGAGCATCAGCTACGCGGCCCTGCTCACCAAGACCAACCGCATCTACCGCATCTTCGAGCAGGGCAAGCGCTCAGTCAGTGCCCCACGCTTCATCAGCCCCGCCTCGCAGCTGGCCATCACCTTCAGCCTCATCTCGCTGCAGCTGCTGGGCATCTGCGTGTGGTTTGTGGTGGACCCCTCCCACTCGGTGGTGGACTTCCAGGACCAGCGGACGCTGGACCCCCGCTTCGCCAGGGGTGTGCTCAAGTGCGACATCTCAGACCTGTCGCTCATCTGCCTTCTGGGCTACAGTATGCTGCTCATGGTCACATGCACCGTGTATGCCATCAAGACACGCGGCGTGCCTGAGACCTTCAATGAGGCCAAGCCCATTGGCTTCACCATGTACACCACCTGCATCGTCTGGCTGGCTTTCATCCCCATCTTCTTTGGCACCTCGCAGTCGGCCGACAAG CTGTACATCCAGACGACGACGCTGACCGTCTCGGTGAGTCTGAGCGCCTCGGTATCCCTGGGAATGCTCTACATGCCCAAGGTCTACATCATCCTCTTCCACCCGGAGCAGAACGTGCCCAAGCGCAAGCGCAGCCTCAAAGCCGTGGTCACGGCGGCCACCATGTCCAACAAGTTCACTCAGAAGGGCAACTTCCGGCCCAACGGCGAGGCCAAGTCCGAGCTCTGCGAGAACCTCGAGGCCCCAG CGCTGGCCACCAAACAGACTTACGTCACTTACACCAACCATGCAATCTAG